Proteins found in one Rhodospirillales bacterium genomic segment:
- a CDS encoding cyclic nucleotide-binding domain-containing protein, which yields MNKEVMAEVWRCPLCTGLPPECLAKLDGHVTTSRHVSGDLLFSKEMPADRLIIVLEGHVILYLDDAGSRNRIARIVAAGETCGEAAICGLGTYGVTAEVLGPTRIAAVSGAALCDVLAERFDLMLRLLTVLSVQLRALIREIADLKMKSAAQRLGLYLLGLTDVQRGPARVQLPYMKRLMAEALGMQPETLSRAFTKLQAVGVRTDSDDNACAIDDVAALRHFCKDASVEAEDARAGGPPNLPHGAGRAGVRASGHGDPPSRTHLNDADFDVVRHAPLFAGLAADELADLVDGAGIHVSAKRQHIFSAGDPADAFFVVLEGAVKLFVLSPEGCETIIEVVRAGATFAEAAIFASAGYPVHAEAFEDTRLLRIHRHDFLAKLRRNPSLALQMFVSLGQWQLLLMGEMWQLKAQTPAQRLAWTLLKLTTACSGPATITLRDPKSVVAARIGITPESLSRALTRLANLGVETRGNEITIASIEDLRRFAGL from the coding sequence GTGAACAAAGAGGTCATGGCCGAGGTGTGGCGCTGCCCGCTGTGCACGGGTCTGCCCCCCGAGTGCCTTGCGAAGCTTGATGGTCATGTCACCACCAGCCGCCACGTCTCCGGCGATCTTCTGTTCAGCAAGGAGATGCCGGCGGACCGCCTGATCATCGTGCTGGAAGGCCACGTCATCCTCTACCTGGACGATGCCGGCTCCCGCAATCGCATCGCCCGCATCGTCGCCGCAGGAGAAACCTGCGGCGAGGCGGCCATCTGCGGCCTCGGCACCTATGGGGTCACAGCCGAAGTGCTGGGGCCGACGCGGATCGCGGCAGTTTCGGGGGCGGCTCTCTGCGACGTCCTGGCCGAGCGCTTCGATCTGATGCTTCGGCTCTTGACCGTGCTCTCCGTGCAGCTTCGCGCTCTCATCCGCGAGATCGCCGATCTGAAGATGAAAAGCGCGGCGCAGCGGCTGGGGCTCTACCTGCTCGGGCTGACGGATGTGCAGCGCGGCCCCGCCCGCGTCCAGTTGCCGTACATGAAGCGGCTGATGGCCGAGGCGTTGGGCATGCAGCCGGAGACCCTGTCGCGCGCGTTCACCAAGCTGCAGGCGGTGGGCGTGCGAACGGACAGCGACGACAACGCCTGTGCCATCGATGATGTCGCGGCGCTCCGCCATTTCTGCAAGGACGCAAGCGTGGAGGCGGAGGATGCCCGCGCCGGCGGTCCGCCGAATCTGCCCCATGGCGCAGGCCGCGCGGGGGTGCGGGCGTCGGGACATGGCGATCCCCCTTCCCGCACCCACCTCAACGACGCCGACTTCGACGTCGTTCGTCATGCGCCGCTGTTTGCCGGCCTCGCCGCCGACGAGTTGGCCGACCTCGTCGACGGCGCCGGTATTCATGTGTCGGCTAAGCGCCAGCACATTTTCTCGGCCGGCGATCCGGCCGACGCGTTTTTTGTTGTCCTGGAAGGCGCGGTGAAGCTGTTCGTGCTGAGCCCGGAGGGCTGCGAGACCATCATCGAGGTCGTCCGCGCCGGGGCCACGTTCGCGGAGGCGGCGATCTTCGCCTCCGCCGGCTACCCGGTTCACGCCGAGGCTTTCGAGGATACCCGTCTGCTTCGGATCCATCGCCACGACTTCCTCGCCAAGCTCCGGCGGAACCCGTCGCTGGCGCTGCAGATGTTCGTCTCGCTCGGGCAATGGCAACTCCTCTTGATGGGCGAGATGTGGCAATTGAAGGCGCAGACGCCGGCGCAGCGCCTCGCGTGGACCTTGCTCAAGCTGACCACGGCCTGCTCAGGCCCGGCGACCATCACGCTTCGCGATCCCAAGAGCGTGGTCGCGGCGAGGATCGGCATCACCCCGGAAAGCCTGTCCCGCGCCCTCACCCGCCTCGCCAACCTCGGCGTCGAGACGCGTGGCAACGAGATCACCATCGCCAGTATCGAGGACCTGCGGCGGTTTGCGGGACTGTGA
- a CDS encoding DUF2249 domain-containing protein yields the protein MDVTADTRVADAVAADPDLIARLIALSPLFARLNDPEALRTLASQVTLREAASMAGVPLSDLLTAANAQSPAACQAAYRDAPDEERPNWMTAFAARPSRTLDVRPLIRDGREPFTTLMTAATAMADDEGLVVEAPFNPLPLRGMLGRKGFSSYAERLAPDHWRVYCIRGAAAPPVPSPIRSDFGAPIWREDDGVHIDVRALEAPAPMVAILALADGSDHGGRITVHHRRDPLYLYPELAERGWSWQRVDGEPREFRLVLLKD from the coding sequence ATGGACGTCACTGCCGACACCCGCGTCGCCGACGCCGTCGCCGCCGATCCTGACCTGATCGCCCGCCTGATCGCCCTCAGTCCCCTGTTCGCGCGCCTCAACGACCCGGAGGCGCTCCGGACCCTCGCGTCGCAGGTGACGCTGCGGGAGGCCGCGAGCATGGCGGGAGTGCCGTTGTCCGACTTGTTGACGGCGGCCAACGCGCAGTCGCCGGCAGCCTGCCAGGCGGCGTATCGGGATGCCCCGGATGAGGAGCGGCCGAATTGGATGACGGCGTTCGCGGCCCGTCCCTCGCGGACGCTCGATGTGCGTCCGCTGATCCGTGACGGCCGCGAGCCGTTCACCACCCTGATGACCGCCGCCACAGCGATGGCGGACGACGAGGGGCTCGTCGTCGAGGCGCCGTTCAATCCGCTGCCGCTCCGCGGCATGCTGGGGCGCAAGGGCTTCTCGTCGTATGCCGAGCGCCTCGCCCCGGACCACTGGCGGGTCTACTGCATCCGCGGCGCCGCGGCGCCACCCGTCCCGTCGCCGATCCGCTCGGACTTCGGGGCGCCGATCTGGCGGGAGGACGACGGCGTGCACATCGACGTCCGCGCGCTCGAAGCGCCGGCACCGATGGTGGCCATCCTCGCGCTCGCTGACGGCAGCGACCATGGCGGCCGCATCACCGTGCACCACCGCCGTGACCCCCTTTATCTCTATCCCGAACTGGCGGAGCGCGGATGGTCGTGGCAGCGCGTCGATGGCGAGCCGAGGGAGTTCCGCCTGGTGCTGTTGAAGGACTGA
- a CDS encoding hemerythrin domain-containing protein, producing MAQESPTGEILHRDHLRALETMNTLEQRIMGPGKARPLSVDDADDQALLATILAMLDEDVERHFAFEEQVLFPELDKRHVGEVTRALIQEHDAVRSWPPRFATLPSRRGAKPSMRRHGARSATPPWISFPASCSTSRKKR from the coding sequence ATGGCGCAAGAGAGCCCGACCGGCGAGATCCTGCACCGGGACCATCTCCGCGCCCTGGAGACCATGAACACGTTGGAACAACGGATCATGGGGCCGGGCAAGGCACGACCGCTTTCCGTTGACGACGCCGACGATCAGGCATTGCTGGCAACGATACTCGCCATGCTCGATGAGGACGTCGAGCGCCATTTCGCCTTCGAGGAGCAGGTGCTGTTCCCGGAACTGGACAAAAGACATGTCGGCGAGGTCACCCGGGCGCTCATCCAGGAGCACGACGCGGTGCGCTCCTGGCCGCCGCGCTTCGCGACATTGCCGAGCAGGCGCGGCGCGAAACCCTCGATGCGAAGGCATGGGGCGCGTTCCGCTACGCCGCCATGGATCTCATTCCCAGCGTCCTGTTCCACATCCAGAAAGAAGAGATGA
- a CDS encoding hemerythrin family protein, whose translation MTTPLLLWTDKHRIGIDPLDYEHQTLFRVISELVDELDRHEDHDRIDAALGEIHARMSAHFALEEKFMRDNKYADYAAHKAEHDEFLDRFTDEMVRIQNDPDVLDSAALRGDLGRWIEGHVLTLDTRMSAATR comes from the coding sequence ATGACGACTCCACTGCTGCTCTGGACGGATAAGCATCGTATCGGCATCGACCCCCTGGACTACGAGCACCAGACCCTGTTCCGCGTGATCAGCGAACTCGTGGATGAACTCGACCGCCATGAGGATCACGACAGGATCGATGCGGCGCTGGGCGAGATCCACGCCCGCATGTCGGCCCACTTCGCTTTGGAAGAAAAGTTCATGCGGGACAACAAGTATGCCGACTATGCGGCGCACAAGGCCGAGCACGATGAATTCCTCGACCGCTTCACCGACGAAATGGTGCGCATCCAGAACGACCCGGACGTGCTCGACAGCGCCGCGCTCCGCGGCGATCTCGGCCGGTGGATCGAGGGCCACGTCCTGACTTTGGACACTAGGATGAGCGCCGCGACCCGCTGA
- a CDS encoding hemerythrin family protein, which yields MALIIWDQAYSVGIKALDADHIVIASLINHVDDAKQAATDEATVGSILSALIAYAGTHFRREERMMIDAGYADVERHREEHRLLEEQLVELHEAYARTPDPNLSQEIMELLRFWLVEHILKVDRRYVPSLRAAGLR from the coding sequence ATGGCATTGATCATCTGGGACCAGGCTTACAGCGTCGGCATCAAGGCCCTCGACGCCGATCACATCGTCATCGCCAGCCTGATCAACCACGTGGACGACGCCAAGCAAGCGGCCACCGACGAAGCCACCGTCGGCAGCATCCTCTCCGCTCTGATTGCGTACGCGGGCACTCACTTCCGCCGCGAGGAGCGGATGATGATCGACGCCGGCTACGCGGATGTGGAGCGTCACCGGGAGGAGCACCGTCTCCTGGAGGAGCAACTCGTCGAACTTCACGAAGCGTACGCGCGCACGCCGGACCCGAACCTCAGCCAGGAGATCATGGAGCTCCTCCGGTTCTGGCTGGTCGAGCACATCCTCAAGGTCGACAGACGCTACGTCCCGTCGCTCCGCGCCGCCGGCTTGCGCTGA
- a CDS encoding NnrS family protein, whose translation MRSVTVMVPTAPWSSPHRPLFASAAGFAALAVPVWALAYAGLASAPLPPWWHGHEMVFGYGLAVVAGFLITRCSVAAGACVYAVWIAGRIAPLLGGDGTVLGAVVALAFPAALFLMAGRRFAKAARSGDNLVFAPLIAAFTLAEATFQLGALGIVADADWRGLLFGINLLDLLMFAMGGRIIAAATSGVLQRQGLHLHGLATARQERLGVIALVVVIVSDLWPVLWPASALSGLLAAIVVGVRLRRWRPWRMTAAADVLALQAGYAWLAVGLVAKAAAAAGLWLAMADALHVLTIGALGTLTATMMVRTTLQRHRRPVRLSPAACLALGLISLAVPLRLLAAVPEVREGAILTSAAAWGAGMAIVALLIVTMTPAAAADGVGRQRKPAARSDGT comes from the coding sequence GTGCGGTCTGTCACTGTCATGGTTCCGACGGCACCATGGTCGTCGCCGCACCGGCCGCTGTTCGCTTCGGCGGCGGGGTTCGCCGCGCTCGCGGTGCCAGTGTGGGCGCTCGCCTATGCCGGCTTGGCGTCGGCGCCGCTGCCCCCTTGGTGGCACGGCCACGAGATGGTGTTCGGCTATGGGCTGGCGGTGGTTGCCGGGTTTCTCATCACCCGATGCTCCGTCGCGGCAGGCGCTTGCGTATATGCCGTCTGGATCGCCGGGCGGATTGCGCCGCTGCTGGGTGGCGACGGCACCGTCCTCGGCGCCGTCGTGGCGCTGGCGTTTCCTGCGGCGCTGTTCCTGATGGCGGGGCGCCGCTTCGCCAAGGCGGCGCGGAGCGGCGACAACCTCGTGTTCGCGCCGCTGATCGCGGCATTCACGCTCGCCGAAGCAACGTTTCAACTCGGCGCTCTCGGCATCGTCGCCGACGCCGACTGGCGGGGACTGCTGTTCGGGATCAATCTGCTCGATCTGCTCATGTTCGCGATGGGCGGGCGGATCATCGCCGCGGCGACCTCCGGCGTCCTGCAGCGCCAGGGCCTCCACCTGCACGGCCTCGCCACCGCCCGCCAGGAACGCCTCGGGGTCATCGCCCTGGTCGTCGTCATCGTTAGCGATCTGTGGCCGGTGTTGTGGCCGGCGTCGGCGCTGTCCGGCCTCCTCGCGGCGATCGTCGTTGGAGTGCGCCTCCGGCGCTGGCGGCCGTGGCGAATGACCGCTGCGGCGGATGTTCTGGCGCTTCAGGCCGGATACGCCTGGCTTGCGGTGGGCTTGGTGGCCAAGGCCGCGGCCGCCGCCGGCTTGTGGCTCGCCATGGCCGACGCCCTCCACGTGTTGACGATCGGCGCCCTCGGCACGCTGACGGCGACGATGATGGTGCGCACGACCCTGCAGCGCCACCGCCGGCCGGTGCGGCTGTCCCCCGCCGCGTGCCTCGCGCTCGGTCTGATCAGCCTCGCCGTCCCTTTGCGGCTGCTGGCCGCCGTGCCGGAGGTGCGGGAGGGTGCGATCCTGACGTCGGCGGCGGCCTGGGGTGCGGGCATGGCAATCGTCGCCCTGCTTATCGTGACCATGACGCCCGCCGCCGCAGCGGACGGCGTTGGGCGTCAGCGCAAGCCGGCGGCGCGGAGCGACGGGACGTAG
- a CDS encoding CRISPR-associated endonuclease Cas3'', whose translation MIAVRATQNFYAHSHPDLQMAEWHRLKDHLEGVGSLSGTFATKLSAEAFGRTAGLLHDVGKYSDAFQARLRGDVRRVDHSTAGAQIATRSYGTLGRIIASAIAGHHAGLANGTGTGERTPLEERLSTAVADLAPAWRTEITLVEQLQPPKLKGHPGDRDRTAFGLSFFTRMVFSCLVDADYLDTEAFFSRAEGGRKARGVWPDLGELRQSLNRTLREITAAAAPSDVNTLRAAILTAARDAAACSPGLFSLAVPTGGGKTLASLAFALDHANLHGLDRVIYVAPFTSVIEQNAEVFRRALNPHGDAVIEHHSAFRDDAVLAALRERGGEKGPEARDKLRLAMENWDAPIVTTTAVQFFESLFAATPAKCRKLHNIARSVVILDEAQTLPLRLLRPCVAALDELARNYRATIVLCTATQPALEETDDPERSFRGGFRGVREIAPEPPRLYRMLKRVTVSHIGDADDERLTTELAQRDRVLCIVNSRAHARSLYQAISDHPGSLHLSTSMCAAHRAEALKTIRTALKQGEPCRVVATSLIEAGVDVDFPCVFRAEAGLDAIAQAAGRCNREGFQRPEQAPVFVFKAVGWATPHELDQFATATRSVLRVHGADPISLDAIEAYFRELYWFKESGRHDGLDKNNIIGRLAAGARDALFPFEDIARDFRMIESNMQPIIVPHDQNARNLISRLPFATRVGSIMRKLQPYVVPVPQRAFEALRAAAAVRPVGDDPLGEQFCVLHNQSLYRDDIGLMWDDPDFHDAEGLII comes from the coding sequence ATGATCGCTGTGCGTGCAACACAGAACTTTTACGCGCATTCGCATCCCGACCTGCAAATGGCCGAATGGCATCGACTGAAAGATCACCTCGAAGGCGTCGGATCCCTCTCGGGCACCTTTGCGACCAAGCTGTCAGCCGAAGCCTTCGGGCGCACCGCGGGGTTGCTGCACGATGTCGGCAAATATTCGGACGCATTTCAAGCTCGCCTTCGTGGCGACGTTCGTCGTGTCGATCATTCCACTGCCGGCGCTCAGATCGCGACACGGTCCTACGGGACCCTCGGCCGCATCATTGCGTCCGCCATCGCCGGCCATCATGCCGGGCTCGCCAACGGGACGGGCACCGGTGAGCGTACGCCGCTTGAAGAGAGACTGAGCACAGCGGTAGCCGACCTAGCTCCGGCGTGGCGAACGGAGATTACACTTGTCGAACAGTTGCAGCCGCCAAAGTTGAAGGGTCATCCAGGTGATCGAGACAGGACCGCGTTCGGCTTGTCGTTTTTCACCCGCATGGTGTTCTCTTGTCTGGTCGATGCCGATTATCTGGACACGGAAGCGTTCTTCAGCCGCGCAGAGGGCGGCCGCAAGGCCCGCGGCGTGTGGCCGGACCTCGGCGAACTCCGCCAGTCGCTGAACCGCACGCTTCGTGAAATCACAGCCGCTGCCGCTCCATCGGACGTCAACACGCTGCGAGCGGCAATCCTGACCGCTGCGCGCGATGCCGCCGCCTGCTCACCGGGGCTGTTTTCGCTGGCGGTGCCCACAGGTGGCGGCAAGACGCTCGCGTCGCTCGCCTTCGCCTTGGATCATGCCAACCTGCACGGGCTCGACCGTGTGATCTATGTGGCGCCGTTCACCAGCGTCATCGAGCAAAACGCCGAGGTATTTCGCCGAGCGCTAAATCCCCATGGCGACGCGGTCATCGAGCACCACAGCGCCTTCCGCGACGATGCGGTGTTGGCGGCGCTGCGGGAGCGAGGCGGCGAGAAGGGTCCGGAGGCCCGTGACAAGCTCAGGCTTGCGATGGAGAACTGGGATGCGCCGATCGTCACGACCACTGCCGTCCAGTTCTTCGAGAGCCTGTTCGCTGCGACTCCGGCCAAGTGCCGGAAGCTGCACAACATCGCGCGGAGCGTGGTCATCCTTGACGAAGCTCAGACGCTGCCCCTGCGGCTGCTCCGCCCTTGCGTCGCCGCGCTCGATGAACTTGCGCGCAACTACCGCGCCACCATCGTGCTTTGCACCGCCACGCAACCCGCATTGGAAGAAACCGACGATCCGGAGAGAAGCTTCCGCGGCGGGTTTCGCGGCGTAAGAGAAATCGCGCCCGAACCCCCGCGCCTCTATCGGATGCTCAAGCGGGTCACCGTCTCGCACATCGGAGACGCCGACGATGAACGACTGACGACGGAGTTGGCGCAGCGGGACCGCGTCCTTTGCATCGTCAACAGCCGGGCGCATGCGCGATCCCTCTACCAGGCGATCAGTGACCACCCCGGCTCCTTGCATCTCTCGACATCTATGTGCGCAGCGCACCGGGCGGAGGCATTGAAGACGATCAGGACCGCCCTGAAGCAGGGTGAACCCTGCCGCGTCGTCGCCACATCCCTGATTGAAGCCGGCGTCGACGTAGATTTCCCATGCGTCTTCCGCGCCGAAGCCGGGCTCGATGCCATCGCGCAGGCGGCCGGGCGCTGCAACCGCGAAGGTTTCCAGCGGCCCGAGCAAGCTCCGGTCTTCGTCTTTAAGGCTGTGGGTTGGGCCACACCGCACGAACTCGACCAGTTCGCTACCGCCACGCGTAGCGTACTGCGCGTCCACGGCGCTGATCCGATTTCGCTTGACGCAATCGAAGCCTACTTTCGTGAGCTTTACTGGTTCAAGGAGAGCGGCCGGCACGACGGGCTGGACAAGAATAACATCATCGGCCGTCTCGCTGCGGGCGCCCGCGACGCGTTGTTCCCGTTCGAGGACATCGCCCGCGACTTCCGCATGATCGAGAGCAACATGCAACCGATCATCGTGCCGCACGACCAAAATGCGCGAAATTTGATCTCTCGTCTGCCGTTCGCCACGCGTGTCGGCAGCATCATGCGCAAGCTTCAGCCTTACGTGGTACCAGTGCCGCAGCGTGCATTCGAGGCGTTGCGCGCGGCCGCTGCGGTACGACCGGTTGGCGACGACCCTCTCGGCGAGCAGTTCTGTGTATTGCACAATCAGAGCCTTTACCGCGATGACATCGGCCTGATGTGGGACGACCCCGACTTTCACGATGCCGAGGGTCTGATTATCTAG
- the cas5c gene encoding type I-C CRISPR-associated protein Cas5 has protein sequence MTYGVRLKVWGDYACFTRPEMKVERVSYDVMTPSAARGILEAIHWKPAIRWVIDRIHVLKPIRFQSIRRNEVGNKIPSGNVSKAMKAASLDGLRLLVDENRQQRAATVLRDVAYIVDAHFELTGTTGSDDSEGKHLDIFNRRAARGQCFHRPCLGVREFPADFAPANGSAPVPPALAGERDLGWMLHDIDFANGMTPRFFRAVMRDGVIDVPEFDATEVKS, from the coding sequence ATGACATACGGAGTGCGGCTCAAAGTCTGGGGTGACTACGCCTGCTTTACCCGCCCGGAGATGAAGGTCGAGCGCGTTTCTTACGACGTGATGACGCCTTCGGCGGCCAGAGGCATCCTCGAGGCCATTCATTGGAAGCCCGCGATCCGCTGGGTCATCGACCGGATCCACGTCCTGAAGCCGATCCGCTTTCAATCGATCCGGCGCAACGAGGTCGGCAACAAGATCCCCTCCGGCAACGTCTCCAAGGCCATGAAGGCCGCTTCGCTCGACGGCCTGCGTTTGCTCGTCGATGAAAACCGCCAGCAGCGCGCGGCGACGGTTCTTCGCGACGTCGCCTACATCGTCGACGCCCATTTTGAACTGACCGGCACCACCGGGTCCGACGACTCCGAAGGCAAGCACCTCGACATCTTCAACCGGCGCGCCGCGAGGGGACAGTGCTTCCATCGGCCTTGCCTTGGTGTCCGCGAGTTCCCGGCAGACTTTGCGCCGGCGAACGGCTCAGCGCCAGTTCCGCCGGCGCTGGCCGGTGAACGGGATCTCGGCTGGATGCTGCACGACATCGATTTCGCCAACGGCATGACCCCTCGTTTCTTCAGGGCGGTGATGCGCGACGGCGTCATCGACGTGCCGGAGTTCGACGCCACGGAGGTCAAGTCGTGA
- the cas8c gene encoding type I-C CRISPR-associated protein Cas8c/Csd1, with amino-acid sequence MILQALAGYYDRLAARTEPPVPRYGYSDEKISFALVIAPDGTLVDVMDLRDPCGRKLQPRVLSVPRAIKRTSGIASNFLWDKTAYVLGSARDKKEKSTLCEAPKEHLAFKSLHETMLAGTGDEGLLALLAFLAGWSPSNFQTLRDGDDMLDANIAFRLDGERRFLHDRLAAQSLWAARLAAEVGESGLCLVTGRPASVERLHPAIKGVNGAQSSGASLVSFNLDAFTSFDKQQGANAPVSKRAAFAYATVLNHLLRRDAHHSQRLQIGDASTVFWAEASGTDGDEVAMASEDLFAMLTEPPTDAEEAAKIRPILEKIEKGRPLEEIDPNLHRDTRFFVLGLAPNAARLSIRFWHVNTLGSLADRFREHWLDLLIEPRPQQMAPSVWRLLVETAAQRKSDNIPPLLGGEVMRAILTGGRYPRTLLTYVVMRCRADRDLNGMRAAMLKACLARDHRMGIEKEGVSVSLDRSEINPGYRMGRLFAVLESVQRAALGHVNATIRDRYYGAASATPASVFPMLLRTAGHHLSNLRKTEKAGLAGWFEKEIGEILEDVETTLPRNLRLSDQGRFAIGYYHQRYAKRDDAPAEMAAALDTDIPADED; translated from the coding sequence GTGATCCTTCAGGCGCTCGCCGGCTACTACGACCGCCTGGCCGCCCGCACCGAACCGCCGGTTCCGCGCTACGGCTACAGCGACGAAAAGATTTCGTTCGCCTTAGTGATCGCCCCCGACGGAACCCTTGTCGACGTCATGGACCTTCGCGACCCGTGCGGGCGCAAGTTGCAACCGCGCGTTCTCTCCGTACCCCGGGCGATCAAGCGTACGTCGGGAATCGCCTCGAATTTCCTCTGGGACAAGACGGCGTATGTCCTCGGGTCGGCGCGTGACAAGAAAGAGAAGTCGACGCTTTGCGAAGCACCGAAGGAGCATCTGGCGTTCAAGAGCTTGCATGAGACGATGCTTGCAGGTACAGGCGACGAAGGGCTTCTAGCGTTGCTGGCCTTCCTCGCCGGATGGTCGCCGTCGAACTTCCAAACGCTACGTGACGGCGATGACATGCTCGACGCCAACATCGCCTTTCGTCTGGATGGAGAGCGCAGATTCCTTCACGACCGGCTGGCAGCGCAGTCGCTATGGGCCGCGCGTCTAGCCGCCGAGGTCGGCGAAAGCGGCCTCTGTCTAGTAACCGGACGGCCGGCATCGGTCGAGCGTCTTCACCCGGCGATCAAAGGCGTGAATGGCGCACAATCATCGGGCGCTTCCTTGGTGTCCTTCAACCTCGACGCGTTCACGTCGTTCGACAAGCAGCAGGGAGCTAACGCTCCTGTCTCAAAGCGAGCTGCTTTCGCATATGCGACCGTGCTCAACCACCTCCTTCGTCGCGATGCCCACCATTCGCAGCGATTGCAGATCGGAGATGCGAGCACCGTGTTCTGGGCCGAGGCCAGCGGCACGGATGGGGACGAAGTGGCGATGGCATCGGAGGATCTTTTCGCGATGCTGACCGAACCGCCGACCGACGCCGAAGAGGCGGCCAAGATCCGGCCGATCCTCGAAAAGATCGAAAAGGGACGGCCGCTCGAGGAGATCGACCCGAACCTGCACCGCGACACCCGCTTCTTCGTGCTCGGCCTTGCCCCCAACGCGGCGCGCCTCTCCATCCGTTTTTGGCACGTGAACACGCTCGGCAGCCTCGCCGACCGCTTCCGCGAGCACTGGTTGGATCTGCTCATCGAACCGCGGCCGCAGCAGATGGCGCCGTCGGTGTGGCGGCTGCTCGTCGAGACCGCCGCTCAGCGCAAGTCAGACAACATTCCGCCGCTTCTGGGCGGCGAGGTGATGCGCGCAATCCTGACCGGCGGCCGGTATCCCCGCACGCTGTTGACGTACGTCGTCATGCGCTGCCGCGCCGACCGGGACCTCAATGGCATGCGTGCAGCGATGCTCAAAGCCTGCCTGGCACGCGATCATCGAATGGGCATTGAAAAGGAGGGCGTCTCCGTGAGCCTCGATCGTTCCGAAATCAACCCCGGCTATCGCATGGGCCGGCTGTTCGCCGTATTGGAGAGTGTCCAGCGTGCCGCACTCGGGCACGTCAACGCGACGATCCGGGACCGCTATTACGGCGCCGCCTCGGCGACACCCGCTTCCGTCTTTCCCATGTTACTCCGCACCGCCGGACATCACCTGTCGAACCTGCGCAAGACGGAAAAAGCGGGGCTCGCCGGTTGGTTCGAGAAGGAGATCGGCGAGATCCTGGAGGACGTGGAAACGACGCTCCCCCGCAACCTGCGGCTTTCCGATCAAGGCCGCTTCGCCATCGGCTATTACCATCAGCGCTATGCGAAGAGGGACGATGCACCGGCGGAGATGGCCGCTGCCCTCGACACCGACATCCCCGCCGACGAGGACTGA
- the cas7c gene encoding type I-C CRISPR-associated protein Cas7/Csd2: MPAIQNRYDFVYLFDVSNGNPNGDPDAGNLPRLDPETNEGLVTDVCLKRKIRNFVEIAKTGESGFGIYVQEGAILNEMHRKAYLRVRDGDAETEKAKKLSPRTDEEARRVRQFMCDNFFDVRTFGAVMSTGINCGQVRGPVQFAFARSVEPILPLEISITRMAATNEKEKKQREDSSDDERRDNRTMGRKHIVPYGLYRAHGFISAKLAEKTGFSDDDLELLWDALRMMFEHDHSAARGEMAARRLVVFKHDGSLGNAPAHALFDRVTVARINGSDQPARRFGDYRISVESAAVPAGVEVMEML; encoded by the coding sequence ATGCCAGCCATCCAGAACCGCTACGATTTTGTCTACCTGTTCGACGTCAGCAACGGCAATCCCAACGGCGATCCGGACGCCGGCAACCTTCCGCGCCTCGACCCGGAGACCAACGAGGGCCTCGTCACCGACGTTTGTCTGAAACGGAAGATCCGCAACTTCGTCGAAATTGCGAAGACGGGAGAAAGCGGTTTCGGCATCTACGTGCAGGAAGGCGCCATCCTCAACGAAATGCATCGCAAGGCCTACCTCAGGGTGCGCGACGGCGACGCGGAGACCGAAAAGGCGAAGAAGCTCTCGCCCAGGACCGACGAAGAAGCGAGACGTGTTCGCCAGTTCATGTGCGACAATTTCTTCGACGTGCGAACGTTCGGCGCCGTCATGTCGACGGGCATCAACTGCGGTCAGGTCAGAGGGCCCGTACAATTCGCCTTCGCGCGTTCGGTCGAACCGATACTTCCGCTGGAGATCTCGATCACGCGGATGGCGGCGACCAACGAGAAAGAAAAGAAGCAGCGTGAAGACTCCTCCGACGATGAACGCCGGGACAACCGCACCATGGGCCGCAAGCACATCGTACCTTACGGCCTCTACCGCGCGCACGGCTTCATCTCGGCGAAGCTGGCGGAAAAGACCGGGTTCTCCGACGACGACCTGGAATTGCTCTGGGACGCCCTCAGGATGATGTTCGAGCACGACCACTCGGCGGCCCGCGGCGAGATGGCCGCCCGCCGGCTGGTGGTGTTCAAGCATGATGGCTCCCTCGGCAACGCCCCCGCTCACGCGCTATTCGATCGCGTCACGGTCGCGCGTATCAATGGCAGCGACCAACCTGCACGGCGTTTCGGCGATTACCGGATCAGCGTCGAGTCCGCTGCCGTTCCCGCCGGCGTCGAGGTCATGGAGATGCTGTAA